Proteins encoded within one genomic window of Pongo pygmaeus isolate AG05252 chromosome 18, NHGRI_mPonPyg2-v2.0_pri, whole genome shotgun sequence:
- the PYCARD gene encoding apoptosis-associated speck-like protein containing a CARD isoform X1, which translates to MGRARDAILDALENLTAEELKKFKLKLLSVPLREGYGRIPRGALLSMDALDLTDKLVSFYLEAYGAELTANVLRDMGLQEMAGQLQAATHQGCGAAPAGIQAPPQSAAKPGLHFIDQHRAALIARVTNVEWLLDALYGKVLTDEQYQAVRAEPTNPSKMRKLFSFTPAWNWTCKDLLLQALRESQSYLLEDLERS; encoded by the exons ATGGGGCGTGCGCGCGACGCCATCCTGGATGCGCTGGAGAACCTGACCGCCGAGGAGCTCAAGAAGTTCAAGCTGAAGCTGCTGTCGGTGCCGCTGCGCGAGGGCTACGGGCGCATCCCGCGGGGCGCACTGCTGTCCATGGACGCCTTGGACCTCACCGACAAGCTGGTCAGCTTCTACCTGGAGGCCTACGGCGCCGAGCTCACCGCTAACGTGCTGCGCGACATGGGCCTGCAGGAGATGGCCGGGCAGCTGCAGGCGGCCACGCACCAGG GCTGTGGAGCCGCGCCAGCTGGGATCCAGGCCCCTCCTCAGTCGGCAGCCAAGCCAG gcctgCACTTTATAGACCAGCACCGGGCTGCGCTTATCGCGAGGGTCACAAACGTTGAGTGGCTGCTGGATGCCCTGTACGGGAAGGTCCTGACGGATGAGCAGTACCAGGCAGTGCGGGCCGAGCCCACCAACCCAAGCAAGATGCGGAAGCTCTTCAGCTTCACACCAGCCTGGAACTGGACCTGCAAGGACTTGCTCCTCCAGGCCCTAAGGGAGTCCCAGTCCTACCTGTTGGAGGACCTGGAGCGGAGCTGA
- the PYCARD gene encoding apoptosis-associated speck-like protein containing a CARD isoform X2 yields MGRARDAILDALENLTAEELKKFKLKLLSVPLREGYGRIPRGALLSMDALDLTDKLVSFYLEAYGAELTANVLRDMGLQEMAGQLQAATHQGLHFIDQHRAALIARVTNVEWLLDALYGKVLTDEQYQAVRAEPTNPSKMRKLFSFTPAWNWTCKDLLLQALRESQSYLLEDLERS; encoded by the exons ATGGGGCGTGCGCGCGACGCCATCCTGGATGCGCTGGAGAACCTGACCGCCGAGGAGCTCAAGAAGTTCAAGCTGAAGCTGCTGTCGGTGCCGCTGCGCGAGGGCTACGGGCGCATCCCGCGGGGCGCACTGCTGTCCATGGACGCCTTGGACCTCACCGACAAGCTGGTCAGCTTCTACCTGGAGGCCTACGGCGCCGAGCTCACCGCTAACGTGCTGCGCGACATGGGCCTGCAGGAGATGGCCGGGCAGCTGCAGGCGGCCACGCACCAGG gcctgCACTTTATAGACCAGCACCGGGCTGCGCTTATCGCGAGGGTCACAAACGTTGAGTGGCTGCTGGATGCCCTGTACGGGAAGGTCCTGACGGATGAGCAGTACCAGGCAGTGCGGGCCGAGCCCACCAACCCAAGCAAGATGCGGAAGCTCTTCAGCTTCACACCAGCCTGGAACTGGACCTGCAAGGACTTGCTCCTCCAGGCCCTAAGGGAGTCCCAGTCCTACCTGTTGGAGGACCTGGAGCGGAGCTGA
- the PYDC1 gene encoding pyrin domain-containing protein 1 — MGTKREAILKVLENPTPEELKKFKIKLGMVPLSEGFERIPRGALGQLDIVDLTDKLVASYYEDYAAELVVAVLRDMRMLKEAARLQRAA, encoded by the coding sequence ATGGGAACGAAGCGCGAGGCCATCCTGAAGGTGCTGGAGAACCCGACCCCGGAGGAGCTCAAGAAGTTCAAGATAAAGCTGGGGATGGTGCCGCTGAGCGAGGGCTTTGAGCGCATCCCGCGGGGCGCGCTCGGGCAGCTAGATATCGTGGACCTCACCGACAAGCTGGTCGCCTCCTACTACGAGGACTACGCAGCCGAGCTCGTCGTGGCCGTGCTGCGCGACATGCGCATGCTGAAGGAGGCCGCACGGCTGCAGCGGGCCGCGTGA